Proteins found in one Aneurinibacillus uraniidurans genomic segment:
- a CDS encoding long-chain-fatty-acid--CoA ligase, producing the protein MSTTIGSIVEWSARNYPEKLALVYEYGVKQHHFTYRELDNKVNQFTRALQRLGVEKGDVVSSFLYNTSEYVIAMFAVAKIGAIFNPINYRLASHELQYILQDANAKVVLYEEMGSQIVEQARQIGTPVLHWIYVDSSVPAGALDFYQLLDAESVEKPEVTVAETDYCIMMYTSGTTGRPKGVLHTHRSKIHHNFMMMQCMGLTKNDIGLSAAPLNHTAELHTSFLPRVQVGATNVLLHHFDATEVLAIIEREQVTHMFAAPTMITMVLHVENIEQYNLSSLRLVEYGGASMAPVLIHEFDQKIGADLVQIFGTTEMGPCMAVLHPDEQLTRAGAAGKASLTHEVVIARVQEDGEPTNPADRCEVGEVGEILVKGPCMMNGYYNRPEATEKALAYGWYHTGDLGEYDEDGYIWIRDRMNHMIISGAENIYPREVEDRLVEHTGVKEAAVIGKPDPKWGQIVLAYIVAAKGSNLTEADLNTFLLDGGKLASYKRPREYRFVDELPKTASGKIQKFVLEGEVKEEIQA; encoded by the coding sequence GTGAGTACGACAATCGGAAGTATAGTAGAGTGGTCAGCTCGGAATTATCCGGAGAAGCTTGCTCTTGTGTATGAATACGGAGTAAAACAGCATCACTTTACGTATCGCGAACTTGACAATAAAGTGAATCAATTTACCCGGGCGCTACAGCGCCTGGGTGTAGAAAAAGGGGACGTTGTATCGTCATTCCTCTACAATACAAGTGAATATGTCATCGCGATGTTTGCTGTAGCGAAAATCGGGGCGATTTTTAACCCGATTAATTATCGCTTAGCTTCACATGAACTACAATACATTCTGCAGGATGCGAACGCTAAAGTGGTGTTGTATGAAGAGATGGGGTCACAGATCGTAGAACAGGCACGTCAAATCGGAACACCAGTGCTGCACTGGATTTATGTAGATTCATCCGTGCCAGCAGGTGCTCTGGACTTCTATCAACTTCTCGATGCAGAATCAGTAGAGAAGCCGGAAGTGACTGTTGCTGAGACTGATTACTGCATCATGATGTATACAAGTGGTACAACTGGCCGTCCGAAAGGCGTACTTCACACGCACCGCAGCAAGATCCACCATAATTTTATGATGATGCAGTGCATGGGGCTAACCAAGAATGACATTGGGCTTTCGGCAGCACCGCTGAATCATACAGCAGAACTGCATACATCATTCTTACCGCGTGTTCAAGTCGGAGCGACGAACGTATTGCTGCACCATTTTGATGCGACAGAAGTGCTGGCGATCATTGAGCGTGAACAAGTGACGCATATGTTTGCAGCACCTACGATGATCACAATGGTTTTGCACGTTGAGAATATTGAACAATACAACCTGTCATCGCTTCGCCTGGTGGAATACGGCGGAGCATCGATGGCACCTGTCTTAATTCATGAGTTCGATCAAAAAATCGGTGCAGACCTGGTGCAAATATTCGGTACAACAGAGATGGGACCGTGTATGGCCGTGCTGCATCCAGACGAACAGCTTACAAGAGCCGGGGCAGCTGGAAAGGCAAGCTTAACGCATGAAGTCGTAATTGCCCGTGTTCAAGAGGATGGGGAGCCAACGAATCCGGCTGACCGTTGTGAAGTGGGGGAAGTCGGTGAGATTCTCGTCAAAGGCCCGTGCATGATGAATGGGTATTACAATCGACCGGAAGCAACAGAAAAGGCGCTTGCGTACGGTTGGTATCATACAGGAGATCTTGGCGAATATGACGAGGATGGATACATCTGGATTCGTGATCGGATGAATCATATGATTATCTCGGGTGCAGAAAATATCTATCCACGTGAAGTAGAAGACCGTCTGGTGGAACATACAGGTGTGAAGGAAGCCGCTGTAATTGGCAAGCCAGACCCGAAATGGGGACAGATTGTTTTGGCATACATTGTAGCCGCCAAAGGAAGTAATCTCACAGAAGCCGATCTGAATACGTTCCTGCTGGATGGCGGAAAGCTTGCGTCGTACAAGCGCCCACGTGAATATCGCTTTGTAGATGAATTACCGAAGACGGCAAGCGGAAAAATCCAGAAGTTTGTATTAGAAGGAGAAGTGAAAGAGGAGATACAGGCATAA
- a CDS encoding MetQ/NlpA family ABC transporter substrate-binding protein, which translates to MKVKSFILTWVFVILAGLLAACGGGDKAASSGQTGTKEITIGATAGPYSDQIKKGIQPILEKKGYTVKVVEFNDYVQPNNALAEGSLNANVFQHVVYLNKFAKDHNLQITNVLQVPTAPLGVYSNKHKSLDEVPAGATVTLPNDPTNQARALGMLEKFGWIKLKAGIDPTKASEKDVTQYVKNIQLKPLEAAQLPRSLADADYAFVNGNFAIASGLKLTEALQLEQLPEKYMNIVAVKTADKDIQITKDIIEAYKSPEFKAVVEKDFQGFQKPEYLK; encoded by the coding sequence ATGAAAGTAAAATCATTTATTTTAACATGGGTATTCGTTATTCTAGCAGGATTGCTTGCTGCATGCGGTGGTGGAGATAAGGCTGCTTCCTCTGGACAGACAGGAACAAAAGAAATCACGATTGGTGCAACAGCCGGTCCGTATAGTGATCAAATTAAAAAAGGGATTCAGCCGATTCTTGAGAAGAAAGGCTATACCGTAAAAGTAGTAGAGTTCAATGATTATGTGCAGCCGAATAATGCATTAGCAGAAGGATCGCTGAATGCGAACGTATTCCAGCATGTTGTGTATCTGAATAAATTTGCGAAGGATCATAATCTCCAAATTACGAATGTGCTGCAAGTTCCAACGGCACCGCTTGGCGTATATTCTAACAAGCACAAATCGCTTGATGAAGTACCAGCTGGCGCGACGGTAACGCTGCCAAATGACCCGACTAACCAGGCACGTGCACTTGGAATGCTGGAGAAGTTTGGCTGGATTAAACTAAAAGCAGGCATTGACCCGACAAAAGCATCAGAAAAAGACGTGACACAATACGTGAAAAATATTCAACTGAAGCCGCTTGAAGCTGCGCAGCTTCCGCGTTCTCTTGCTGATGCAGACTATGCATTCGTAAATGGTAACTTCGCCATTGCATCTGGACTTAAATTAACAGAAGCATTGCAATTAGAGCAGCTTCCGGAAAAATACATGAACATTGTAGCTGTAAAAACAGCAGACAAAGATATCCAAATTACAAAAGATATCATCGAAGCATACAAATCACCAGAATTTAAAGCGGTTGTAGAGAAGGATTTTCAAGGGTTCCAAAAACCTGAATATTTGAAATAA
- a CDS encoding YdcF family protein, with the protein MTKRKKGAAVIVVLLLILWLSYEPILEGAARYLVYPDNRQKSDVIVLLGGEQDGQRTRKAAELYKEGIAPLIIVSSGGQLSWRTTESREMVALLLELGIPAHAISKEEKSLSTYENALYTKELLQKSGRSVKRLTLVTDDWHTRRAVYVFRHVFAHTGIEIASVGSHQLRTVRFKKWWLDHESLQVIASEWARMLVYYVKY; encoded by the coding sequence GTGACAAAACGAAAAAAAGGGGCAGCCGTAATCGTAGTGCTCCTGTTAATACTTTGGCTATCGTACGAGCCGATCTTAGAAGGAGCAGCCCGCTATCTCGTCTACCCTGACAACCGACAAAAGAGTGATGTGATTGTGCTGCTCGGCGGAGAACAGGACGGACAGCGCACGCGTAAGGCGGCTGAACTATATAAAGAGGGCATTGCACCGCTTATTATCGTATCAAGCGGTGGACAACTATCTTGGCGTACAACGGAATCAAGAGAGATGGTAGCCCTGCTGCTTGAACTTGGAATTCCTGCGCACGCGATCAGTAAAGAAGAGAAATCGCTTAGTACATATGAGAATGCTTTGTATACAAAGGAGTTACTACAGAAGAGCGGCCGTTCGGTCAAACGACTAACGCTAGTGACAGATGACTGGCATACAAGGCGTGCGGTTTATGTATTCCGGCATGTATTCGCCCATACGGGAATTGAGATTGCTAGTGTTGGTTCACACCAACTGCGTACTGTACGCTTTAAAAAATGGTGGTTGGATCATGAAAGCCTTCAGGTGATTGCTAGCGAGTGGGCGCGGATGCTTGTGTATTATGTGAAGTATTAG
- a CDS encoding SDR family oxidoreductase, whose protein sequence is MDLNLTGKTALVIASSQGLGRAIAEQLVKEGANVMLTSRDEEKLKQVADELNALGAGKAAYCRADITKVEEIQALVQAVRDTFGRIEILVNNAGGPPSGTFEQFTDEDWIKAFELTLLSYIRVIREVIPDLKQGGGHIVNIASSSIKQPIPGLVLSNTFRTGIVGLSKTLSVELAPYNVLVNTVAPGRIATDRLIYLDEMNAQRQGVSREEIQQQMEANIPLGRYGQPEEFARVVAFLLSGANTYVTGSSILVDGGMIKSI, encoded by the coding sequence ATGGATCTGAATCTTACCGGAAAAACAGCGCTTGTTATCGCTTCTAGCCAGGGATTGGGGCGGGCGATAGCCGAGCAGCTCGTTAAAGAAGGCGCAAACGTTATGCTGACGAGCCGCGATGAAGAAAAATTAAAGCAGGTAGCAGATGAATTGAATGCACTTGGTGCTGGTAAAGCGGCTTACTGCCGTGCTGATATTACGAAAGTAGAAGAGATTCAAGCACTTGTTCAGGCGGTGCGTGATACGTTTGGCCGCATTGAGATTTTAGTCAACAATGCGGGTGGGCCTCCAAGCGGTACGTTTGAACAGTTTACGGATGAGGATTGGATAAAAGCATTTGAGCTGACACTGTTAAGTTATATTCGTGTCATTCGTGAAGTGATACCTGATCTTAAGCAGGGGGGCGGCCATATCGTCAATATTGCCTCTTCTTCTATTAAACAACCCATTCCAGGGCTTGTGCTGTCCAATACATTCCGCACGGGCATCGTAGGATTATCAAAGACACTGTCGGTGGAATTAGCACCGTATAATGTTCTCGTCAATACGGTAGCACCAGGACGAATTGCGACTGATCGTCTTATTTATCTAGATGAGATGAATGCACAGCGGCAGGGTGTGTCTCGCGAAGAGATTCAGCAGCAGATGGAAGCAAATATTCCGCTTGGTCGTTACGGACAACCGGAAGAATTCGCACGTGTGGTTGCATTCTTGTTATCTGGGGCAAATACATATGTGACCGGCAGTTCGATACTTGTAGACGGTGGCATGATCAAAAGTATTTAA
- a CDS encoding (Fe-S)-binding protein, whose protein sequence is MRVSLFITCLSDVFFPQVGQSVVEVLERLGVEVDFPAAQTCCGQPAYNSGYQKDAAKAARQMITAFRESEYVVAPSGSCVTMIRREYPELLKDDPTWHQEAVELAAKTYEFSEFIVKVMGLEKLEGELPAHATYHHSCHMSRSLGVKEEPGKLLAGMKGLHMEELPYCQDCCGFGGTFSAKMSEISEAMVDEKVQHIEETGAELLIGSDMGCLMNIGGRLQRTGKSVKVMHVAEVLAKGGAK, encoded by the coding sequence GTGAGAGTTTCATTGTTTATCACATGCCTGTCTGATGTTTTTTTCCCACAGGTAGGGCAAAGTGTAGTAGAAGTGTTGGAGCGGCTTGGGGTGGAAGTGGATTTTCCGGCGGCGCAGACGTGCTGCGGACAGCCTGCTTATAATAGTGGATACCAGAAAGATGCAGCCAAAGCGGCTCGGCAGATGATCACGGCTTTTCGGGAAAGTGAATATGTAGTAGCACCATCAGGCTCTTGTGTCACGATGATCCGTCGGGAGTATCCAGAGTTGTTAAAAGATGATCCGACCTGGCATCAGGAAGCTGTTGAATTAGCAGCTAAAACATATGAATTTTCTGAATTTATTGTAAAAGTGATGGGTTTAGAGAAGCTGGAAGGGGAACTTCCGGCGCATGCAACGTATCATCATTCCTGTCATATGAGCCGTTCCCTTGGTGTAAAAGAAGAGCCGGGTAAGCTGCTTGCTGGCATGAAGGGGTTGCATATGGAAGAATTGCCGTACTGCCAGGATTGCTGTGGATTCGGTGGGACATTCTCCGCGAAGATGAGCGAGATATCCGAAGCGATGGTTGATGAGAAAGTTCAGCATATCGAAGAAACAGGTGCTGAGTTATTGATTGGCTCGGACATGGGCTGCCTGATGAATATTGGTGGTCGTTTGCAGCGTACTGGTAAATCGGTGAAAGTTATGCATGTCGCAGAAGTATTGGCGAAGGGGGGAGCAAAATGA
- a CDS encoding LutB/LldF family L-lactate oxidation iron-sulfur protein yields the protein MSAQSLPFVGRVKKALLDEQLQKATPFTQDRLRGGRFKAADELGNVEEWRELASRIRRHTVENLDSYLEELADNVEKNGGHVHFAQTASDAVNHVLRIAKASGARSVVKSKSMVSEEIHLNRHLEEAGVQVVETDLGEYIIQLAGETPSHIIAPAIHKNRAQVAELFSEVAGRELSDQTEELCQFAREELRRKFLDADIGISGCNFGVAESGSVVLVSNEGNARLTTTLPKVHIAIMGMERLVPTWEELDIVISMLTRSATGQKISVYVTALSGPRRPEDTDGPEEFHLIVLDNGRSDILGTAYQEVLKCIRCGACLNVCPVYRHIGGHAYGGVYSGPIGSVLTPLFDGYEDWKDLPNASSLCGACTDVCPVKIPLHDLLLEHRKDQVEQGHGKWQDKLAFKGFGFMTSHPAVYDAAVNSAHKMTDGLAKDGVISSGPGMMAGWTNVRDLPQPAEQSFRSWWKEKKEGGR from the coding sequence ATGAGCGCACAGTCTCTCCCATTTGTCGGGCGTGTGAAAAAAGCATTGCTAGACGAGCAGTTGCAAAAAGCTACCCCGTTTACACAGGATCGGCTGCGTGGAGGACGTTTTAAAGCGGCAGACGAGCTGGGGAATGTCGAAGAATGGCGCGAATTGGCCTCGCGTATTCGCCGTCATACTGTTGAGAATCTGGATAGCTATTTGGAAGAGCTCGCCGATAATGTAGAGAAAAACGGTGGACACGTGCATTTTGCACAGACAGCATCCGATGCAGTAAATCATGTGCTGCGCATTGCTAAGGCAAGTGGAGCACGCTCGGTTGTAAAATCGAAGTCGATGGTATCGGAAGAAATTCACCTGAATCGCCATCTTGAAGAAGCAGGTGTGCAGGTAGTAGAGACAGACCTTGGGGAATATATCATTCAGTTAGCCGGGGAAACCCCTTCTCATATTATTGCCCCTGCCATTCATAAGAACCGCGCTCAGGTAGCGGAGTTATTCTCGGAAGTAGCCGGGCGCGAATTATCAGATCAGACAGAAGAGCTGTGTCAATTCGCACGTGAAGAGCTGCGCCGTAAATTTCTTGATGCTGACATCGGAATCTCTGGTTGCAACTTCGGGGTAGCCGAATCCGGTTCCGTTGTGCTCGTCAGCAATGAAGGGAATGCTCGTCTGACGACGACATTGCCGAAAGTTCATATTGCGATTATGGGGATGGAGCGTCTTGTTCCGACATGGGAAGAGCTTGATATCGTGATTTCCATGCTGACGCGAAGTGCGACCGGCCAGAAAATTAGCGTGTATGTAACGGCGCTGAGCGGTCCGCGTCGCCCGGAAGATACAGATGGGCCAGAGGAGTTCCATCTGATTGTACTTGATAACGGTCGTTCGGATATTCTTGGCACCGCGTATCAGGAAGTGCTGAAGTGTATTCGTTGTGGTGCCTGCCTGAATGTATGCCCGGTGTATCGTCATATCGGTGGGCATGCGTATGGTGGTGTGTATAGCGGTCCAATCGGCTCGGTACTGACACCGCTTTTTGACGGATACGAAGACTGGAAGGACCTTCCGAATGCTTCAAGCTTGTGCGGAGCTTGTACAGATGTATGTCCAGTCAAAATTCCGCTGCATGATCTTTTATTAGAGCACCGCAAGGATCAGGTGGAGCAAGGGCATGGCAAGTGGCAGGACAAACTGGCGTTTAAAGGATTTGGCTTTATGACGAGCCATCCGGCTGTATATGATGCGGCCGTAAACAGTGCGCATAAAATGACAGACGGACTCGCAAAAGACGGCGTGATCTCATCGGGTCCAGGCATGATGGCTGGCTGGACGAATGTGCGTGATTTGCCACAGCCAGCCGAGCAATCGTTTCGCTCCTGGTGGAAAGAGAAAAAGGAAGGGGGCCGATAA
- a CDS encoding LutC/YkgG family protein — MSTQEREAFLNRLADRLGRPRRSGVRMPEWNDKPYTHLYAGMDQAALVEQFIGNLQELRTEVTRVRPEEAGKALAAVLKQWDVQDALGWDDERLNQLGLHQALEEAGMNYKTWRTEEDADELRAYAAETDVGIVYADLGLCETGTVLLWNGAGRGRMVSLLPPRLVLVLAEDTLLPRLTHAAAYIHERVPGGIPACLNFITGPSRTGDIEMDLVFGVHGPGSVHVILLQK; from the coding sequence ATGAGTACGCAAGAAAGAGAAGCTTTTCTGAATCGGCTTGCGGATCGTCTTGGTCGCCCGCGGCGCAGTGGCGTGCGCATGCCAGAATGGAATGACAAGCCGTATACGCACTTATATGCTGGGATGGATCAGGCTGCACTTGTCGAACAGTTTATCGGAAATCTGCAAGAGCTTCGCACAGAAGTAACGCGCGTTCGTCCAGAAGAAGCGGGCAAAGCACTGGCAGCTGTGCTGAAACAATGGGACGTGCAAGATGCTCTTGGCTGGGATGATGAGCGTCTGAATCAACTGGGGCTACATCAAGCGTTAGAGGAAGCAGGCATGAATTACAAAACCTGGCGTACAGAAGAGGATGCAGATGAGCTTCGTGCTTATGCTGCTGAAACAGATGTAGGGATTGTATATGCCGATCTAGGCTTATGTGAGACCGGAACCGTCCTGCTCTGGAATGGGGCTGGGAGAGGGAGAATGGTGAGTCTACTGCCACCACGTCTTGTACTCGTCCTGGCGGAAGATACATTGTTGCCGCGTCTTACACATGCTGCTGCCTACATTCATGAACGGGTTCCGGGTGGGATTCCGGCTTGTTTGAACTTTATTACAGGACCAAGCCGGACCGGGGATATCGAGATGGATCTGGTGTTCGGTGTGCATGGACCAGGCAGTGTACATGTGATTTTGCTTCAGAAATAA
- the fliD gene encoding flagellar filament capping protein FliD translates to MISQIQHYTEWYNKPAAWPKPQTRRVGSTMPTISFPPQSNLSGIVRSGTAAAVEVHRSIAEASKAAEVLLESNLDGIYSKQDHREIYQAIGDFAAAYNDMLRTVQDEKDGLPQQTVHNMSRSLLFDSEVLQNVGISVQADGVLEIDSQKLNKALTNDAVRVQSVISGSGGIASTISEQIQAIKYVPASGLLLSIPAIFTSSLLNQQPSRYYHTVSNMMYTQAFTSGTMLDTYL, encoded by the coding sequence GTGATTTCGCAAATCCAGCACTATACAGAATGGTACAACAAGCCTGCTGCATGGCCGAAACCACAAACACGCCGGGTAGGAAGTACGATGCCTACGATATCCTTTCCGCCCCAGAGCAATTTGTCTGGTATCGTTCGCAGTGGAACAGCAGCGGCTGTGGAAGTACACCGCAGTATAGCAGAAGCGAGCAAAGCAGCGGAAGTGCTTCTTGAGTCGAATCTAGACGGTATATACAGTAAGCAGGATCATCGAGAAATCTATCAGGCCATTGGAGATTTTGCTGCTGCGTATAATGATATGCTGCGTACTGTACAGGATGAGAAAGACGGGCTGCCACAGCAGACTGTACACAACATGTCTCGCAGTCTATTATTCGATTCGGAAGTCCTACAGAACGTTGGAATTTCGGTTCAAGCAGACGGAGTACTTGAGATTGACTCGCAAAAACTTAACAAGGCTCTCACGAACGACGCTGTTCGTGTCCAATCAGTGATTAGTGGGAGTGGTGGAATTGCATCTACCATATCGGAACAGATTCAAGCAATAAAATATGTCCCCGCCTCTGGATTGCTACTATCTATACCTGCTATTTTTACTTCTTCTTTATTAAATCAACAACCATCTAGATACTACCACACAGTTTCCAACATGATGTATACACAAGCATTTACTAGCGGAACGATGCTCGATACGTACTTATAA
- a CDS encoding fumarylacetoacetate hydrolase family protein has protein sequence METIRNIYCVGRNYRLHAEELGNAVPTMPFLFGKPTHSLVEANGQEVNLPGNRGEVHHEAELVLHIARSYEQGMRMEDVIDQIALGIDFTLRDVQSDLKKKSHPWLRAKGFPNAALLTKFRPFESVEACAAQNFSLRKNGETVQDGNIQDMLFDIPTIVVFTAEHFGLGKGDVIYTGTPAGVGPVADGDSLELVYGEEVWGNCTIKLRS, from the coding sequence ATTGAAACGATTCGCAACATATATTGTGTGGGGCGTAATTATCGCCTGCATGCAGAAGAACTCGGCAATGCCGTGCCAACTATGCCGTTCCTGTTCGGAAAGCCAACTCATTCACTTGTAGAAGCGAATGGACAGGAGGTTAATCTTCCTGGAAACCGAGGAGAAGTGCATCATGAAGCTGAGCTTGTGCTGCATATTGCCCGCTCATATGAGCAGGGGATGCGGATGGAAGATGTCATTGATCAGATTGCGTTAGGGATCGATTTTACCCTTCGTGATGTGCAGAGTGATCTGAAGAAAAAAAGTCATCCGTGGCTGCGGGCGAAAGGATTTCCGAATGCGGCATTGCTGACGAAATTCCGCCCGTTCGAGAGTGTAGAAGCGTGTGCGGCGCAAAATTTCTCCCTTCGCAAAAATGGAGAAACGGTTCAGGATGGAAACATTCAGGACATGCTGTTTGACATCCCAACGATTGTCGTATTCACAGCCGAGCATTTTGGCCTTGGCAAAGGCGATGTGATTTATACGGGGACACCAGCAGGCGTTGGTCCAGTTGCGGACGGCGATAGCCTTGAACTCGTATATGGTGAAGAGGTATGGGGGAATTGCACGATTAAGCTGCGTTCATAA
- a CDS encoding methyl-accepting chemotaxis protein — protein MREGKSFIVKILLIILILTGMALTVMGTINYISAKQIIQTSLQNNASSQVRIHATQLETWLNTRLSEIIVMANTDLVRTGTTDQILAYFEREKARMNGTYASLSIGDTKGNLIIDKNLVIQIGSEPTFPDVMAGKPIVSNPFPAKENGNLIISFEAPVRDMNNNVKGLVSGASPIGEVFRQATNFKVGQSDQVYVFQSDGLVIHHPDKNKILKENVLKDSTGLAAEMLKTKEGMKEFTKNGRDYMVFYHQVPGTSWMMALEVPLDEFISPLTSLLVKVVVSGLVTLLAIALFVYISLLRPVRRIRDIASVAEQISSGDLRAEELPVDTEDEIGHLSHAVNGMLANLRHLIHQVNQTAKQVASSSQELAAGVAHAGSTLNQITVATQEVAVGAQQEMEGITRTAQTMEYMTNGAKQIASSSSVVTEAVQRTAVEADKGNQTIQQAVQQMNTIGTSVEEAAGVVRLLGERSQEIGGIIGVITSIAEQTNLLALNAAIEAARAGEQGKGFAVVADEVRKLAEQSKQSADQIAQVIQEIQGETLRAVQSMDKGTKEVDTGIRAVDEAGLIFQSIMNSVESISEKSSQISVSSEEMAVRSENILRSGQEILGVSKKSAEKSRDVAGYAQEQISSIDQIAAASVALSRMAVELEEAMQQFKTDK, from the coding sequence ATGAGAGAGGGAAAATCTTTTATTGTCAAAATTTTATTGATTATTTTGATTTTGACGGGGATGGCGCTTACCGTAATGGGGACGATCAATTATATTTCTGCCAAACAAATCATTCAGACCTCCTTACAGAATAATGCGAGTTCGCAAGTTCGCATTCATGCGACACAACTAGAAACGTGGTTAAACACACGCTTGTCCGAGATTATTGTAATGGCGAACACAGATCTTGTCCGAACTGGTACAACGGATCAAATTTTAGCCTATTTTGAGCGGGAAAAAGCACGTATGAATGGAACGTATGCATCCCTCAGTATAGGAGACACAAAGGGAAATCTTATTATTGATAAAAATCTAGTGATTCAGATTGGAAGCGAACCGACATTTCCAGATGTTATGGCAGGTAAGCCGATTGTCTCGAATCCATTTCCTGCTAAAGAGAATGGTAATTTGATTATTTCTTTCGAGGCACCTGTGCGGGATATGAATAATAACGTGAAAGGTCTGGTCAGTGGAGCGTCTCCGATCGGAGAAGTATTCCGGCAGGCTACGAATTTTAAAGTCGGACAATCTGATCAAGTATACGTGTTTCAGTCAGATGGCCTAGTTATTCATCATCCAGATAAAAACAAGATCCTAAAAGAAAATGTACTGAAGGATAGCACAGGACTCGCAGCTGAGATGCTTAAAACGAAAGAAGGAATGAAAGAGTTTACGAAAAATGGGCGCGATTATATGGTGTTTTATCATCAAGTGCCTGGAACAAGTTGGATGATGGCGCTTGAAGTGCCGTTAGATGAATTTATAAGCCCACTTACTTCGCTGCTTGTAAAAGTTGTAGTTTCAGGACTGGTTACGCTGTTGGCGATTGCACTCTTTGTATATATCTCCTTATTGCGCCCAGTGCGGAGAATTCGTGATATTGCATCGGTTGCAGAGCAGATTTCCTCCGGGGACCTGCGGGCAGAAGAGCTTCCAGTGGATACAGAAGATGAGATCGGTCACTTATCTCATGCTGTGAACGGTATGTTAGCAAACTTGCGTCACCTCATTCACCAGGTCAATCAGACAGCCAAGCAGGTTGCATCGTCTTCGCAGGAGCTGGCAGCAGGCGTAGCGCATGCCGGTAGTACATTGAATCAAATTACAGTGGCTACCCAGGAAGTGGCTGTTGGTGCCCAGCAAGAAATGGAGGGCATCACGAGGACAGCACAAACAATGGAATATATGACGAATGGTGCCAAGCAGATTGCTTCGTCATCTTCGGTTGTGACAGAAGCGGTACAGCGGACAGCTGTAGAAGCCGACAAAGGAAACCAAACCATTCAGCAGGCGGTACAGCAGATGAATACGATTGGTACATCGGTGGAAGAAGCAGCAGGTGTAGTGAGGTTACTTGGAGAACGTTCGCAGGAGATTGGTGGGATCATTGGCGTGATTACATCGATTGCTGAACAGACAAATTTGCTAGCGTTGAATGCGGCAATCGAGGCGGCACGAGCTGGTGAACAAGGCAAGGGATTCGCAGTGGTAGCAGATGAGGTACGTAAGCTGGCCGAGCAGTCCAAGCAGTCTGCTGATCAGATTGCCCAGGTGATTCAGGAGATTCAAGGAGAGACATTGCGAGCTGTACAATCGATGGATAAAGGAACGAAGGAAGTTGACACAGGGATCCGGGCCGTTGATGAAGCAGGGCTCATTTTTCAAAGTATCATGAATTCGGTAGAGTCTATTTCTGAGAAAAGTAGTCAGATTTCTGTCTCGTCTGAAGAAATGGCAGTCCGTTCTGAAAACATCCTGAGGTCTGGGCAGGAGATACTTGGTGTTTCGAAAAAGTCTGCCGAGAAATCGCGTGATGTAGCCGGGTATGCACAAGAACAAATTTCCTCCATTGATCAGATTGCTGCGGCTTCTGTAGCGTTAAGTCGAATGGCAGTTGAACTTGAGGAAGCGATGCAGCAATTTAAAACAGATAAATAA